In Styela clava chromosome 10, kaStyClav1.hap1.2, whole genome shotgun sequence, the sequence CAACATTTTCGTGAGAAAAGTCGGGTTCAGTCTCGTCGGTATATAACGCTGATAATTGTTTTTTTCGCCCGGAACTGAAATGGCCGCAGTATCTATCGTCGTATCTATCTAACGTTAAGAGAGTAGAtctgaaacacacatttttgactGAAAATAAGGAAGTAAATGctaacgaaaataccacgactcttgatttatgagccagtgatagataaaacaaaactctattttaggcgctgttgaatcgccaaaatttcgtaataatcgtatttactgaatttacaaCAAGGGTAACTTTTCACGGGATGTTACTTCTTTTCCAATTAAAACTGGCATAATGCCGATGCTAAGTCCCCAAATAATCACGCGACGCGGAAGAAAACGATCGGCGATGATAATAAAATCAGCCTGTGAAATTCGACCGCCTTTATTAGTGAcgttttcgaaaattttaaaaaaagggGAGGAAGGGCTGTTATTACATTTATGGTTTTCATGGAactttcacaaacaaatttgtttgcaaaatggtCTATAATATTTCAGCAAAGTTTAATTTGACAGACTTTATATCGTGGCATGTTTTTCATTTACTCATTTAGGGTGGTAAGTAAAGTTCTTCAAAAACTGGCGcagcattgttttggctctgttaatttagtttaaaaggtattcgaatgaAAATAGATTTAAAGTTGTGGCCTAATTCGTACAAACGTGAGAATATTTACAGTGACATGTTAAATAAGTGAATTTTccaaattagaagaaatttctgACCACTTCGgttttttcaaaatcatcaatttgctttgttttaaaatttttgttcaaattactTATACCTTCCTATACACTTCGCCGAATTTGCCCCCCCtatattctattttattttggatACTTCTCTTACCGAAATAAAAATGTTCGAAATGCACGATTTTTTGTGttcataatttcatttatatgtatgctcttgtgatatatattaacaaagtttatttcgtcgAGCAAGAAATCACAAAATATTATAGAACACAAAATACTGTacatgacaatattaaatttcattgcaatCGATAGGAAGGTGCGGATGATCATTGTGAGTCTGCGACACTGAAACTTACGAGTCAAAATGTAAAGAAAAGAGGCTCTAGACACAAAAagacacttttaaaaaaaattaacaataaagtggaaataatataaatctttacatattatttgaataggAGAAAATAACTTAATACatttatgtggtttattgtttctATAATTCAAATTACACATAAGGGGGCGCCAAAGTCTCAAATGcttagggcagtggttctcaaacttcttggtATTGCGACGCCCTCCGAAAAATATGATCAAGTTGCGACTCCCCGTGAAAACGGCTTGATACTTTttaatgaaagaccttttttgcaatgagtttcacTTAAATTATGCTTGAAGAGAACTGCCGTGGTGTCAATACTGAATCCTTCGAATCAACGCGTAGACAAGTGCTGAACGTCGCTCAACAACGCTCGATATGCCCATGTAACTAATGACATGCATGGTTCGAGCAGACCCGACCCAgtgtgtgtgatgtcataattggaacaGCATTAAATGGCCCGTGACGTTAGTGAGGTCACATATAGATAACGTTAATCGttacaatatttattatattgtcATCTCCTGTTCTCAAGTGCGATTCAAACGAGAACGACTTTTCTACGCACCACAGGTACAATTCcacaaaataagaaatattttgcgacgccctagcaAAATTGGAACGACGCACTTGGGCCGCCCACTTTGAGAACCACgggcttagggcaccaaagagGCATAATGCGCCCCTCGAAGTCACGATGAACCGAGACTGGtcatcgagcagcgacaccagTGGATCTAATTAAGAGGCTTTTATACTGtatagaaaatttattaaacTAATATAGTTTGgggtgaataaataataaatataagatTATCAGGGTATTCCCCACTTCAGCTCAATGCAtgtgcgccgcgtttgcattgttgtctccgcTTGAATTAGAGTTTAGAATCCCTGACATAGGCTGTGCACCCTTCGTATAttctttatcagttgtatacccaacttatggtcCTGTATACCGTACACACGGTTGAAGACTGCTCCAGCATACGCATATCatagatatttaaaaattaaacataaaattCACTCGTTGAAAATCTTATAAACTCTTCAGAAAGCCTATTTCTACTCGACAAAAACCGAAAGTGTAGGCAATATTATGCGTTTCCTACaagttataaataaaaactcAAGTTAATTTTACTCGGCATATTTGAAAGTAGCCTGGTGAGATAATTTAAAACTTTTCTTTTCATGTTGTGTatcaatttacaaaaaatcCGATAGGATTATAACTGTAAACTCTaaggcagggctactcaactatttttaccgaagatccacatacaaaactttaaatttatttgggtccggtcttcaAAGATAGTTATATTTCGGTATCCTCAAACGCGCACTTCCACTACCGGATagtgattattagctaatccgGATTGTTAATTAtagtgttatagttcttttcatacaTATTCACAAAGGTTCCAttcatttgaacccacgtacatttgaacccatggcaattgcacctgcatactattgcacctatggaaatttttgttgttgtacggatagttgaacccatactaaccctaacccatgggtttcagcacccgcatattgattgaacccgcggatatagacatgggttcaaatgtacgtgggttcaaatgtacggtcaccattcacaaaacttcaaaagtcattttataaaatgaatcttcaaaagtggggcaaatgattcaaaataaaggattaggtgcggtccgaatcaaattcGTAAGGTACGGATTCgcaccgcggtccgccagttgagtggCCCTTAGGGTATTTCAATTTCCGCTGCATTACAAATCGCACATTTTAGTGGTGCAAAATAAGTGTTAAAAGTTTCGCACACTTCTCTATTAAAATAACCCGGATTGCACAAGGAATCTAGCGATAAATATGACAATACAAATAACATACGAAACAATGAAATCATAATTCTAGTCGTCTTTCGCATTTTTTCACTCAAATTTCCCTTtcagtttgtttttcaataacaCTGGAATTAAGGATAAAATTGCTAATATTGCCATAACGCCAACGCCAGTCCACGAAAGGGCATCTCCGGCAGTAGTCAATTGGTATAATGTAGTACCAGCTTGGATGGCGATGAAAGAAAGTGGAGCAACGCCAATGAAAGTTGCGATGAAAAATGTAGAAACCGGAATCTCGATGACCGGcgaaacaatattaataaaccAATTCGGTAGGAATGGGGTTATTCTCAGAAAAAGCAGATAGTTGAAAAGATGCTCGCGCTGGCTGTCGACctatgtgaaaaaaaattattgcagttataaatatatgttcattttcaccAACTATTTAATTGCTTTGCTGGTACGAAATAATACTCACCACTTCGTTCCATTTTCTCACTCTCAATTCCAAGTACTTGTGGACAAGGGGTTTGCCGATAAAAaaagatatcgcgtaacatccTGTTGCCCCGATCCCAGAACACATACAGACCAGAAACAAAGCTACGTAGAAAGGGTACATAAAACCCGATAAAATACTGAGAAACACCGATCCAGGTATTGCAAAAGTTTGTAGGCTGAATTGCAACAAAGTTAAGGATTGGATAGCAATTGAGACAGAGGTTTCCTATTGCTTTGAACAACTGATTAAAGATTTAATATCAAAAAGTTATATCATACGCATCAGCGTAACTatggtaatattatttttcaaaaaggaTACAAAATGTAAGTTACGAAGAATGCCGACATAACTTCATAGTGATAAGTGTTCTTGTATTTTGATAAAACACGACCCAGTTCTTTAGCATCGTCGATATCCTTGGGAAGTTTCACTTTAAGTTTCTCATCTCTGTTATGAATAAACATGTTTTCCTCAAGTATTTGTTGTACAACAATGGTTGAAAGAACACCCTGGGAAAGCAATTCTGGCAAGAGCACTGAAAATCgctcataataaaaatacataagaATCTTCGCACTTTCAGAATTGTTACAATTTGCGTAGCACCATCGGCACAAGAACTCGCTCGTAACCTGCAGCCCTATATAGTGAAAATGGAATCCCAACGTATCCTCGGTCATGGCAGTTAAGACCAACTCATCTAGTATTCAATATTTACTTGACAACGATGACTACTTACTCTGACAATTCTGGAAAATTATTATAAACCATTCCTATAACTGCACAGGCCCCCAGAAACACCACCAGAAGTCCCAGAAATGACACCACCGTTGAACTTCTTGATGGGTTAGTAGAAGCACCtgacaatacaaaaaaaattttagacCTGAGAATTTAGTACGTAATTACTAAAATCTAGGTCAGGGATGGGCAACCACTGGAacaaacttggcacgcgagcgaggcctcggaaTCATTCCCCTTCAGATGtaaagtttcaagactctgaattatctgattaaAATTAGTGTtcgttcatttatttattttattttcgtttgttaacaatccgctatttatttaaacttattttgtcctttcatgacatgtggctacaaaaaaatatattatgatgtAACGCCTGAGTGGATCAGCATCATTATTGAGCCTAAAAAATGATCTGTTTTTGATTCATGGGATATCAGGTAAATTCGGACACTTCGTCGGGTGAAGTTCGGCAATATCACGTCAACATTTGCACATATTTGAactgtaataaattgaattttcaaattggtATGGCTAGCATCGAATTCGGAAGCGGGATATTCAACAGACACCAATCGGACATTAAGATTCACTGTAAATAAAATCACTTATTATAAGcgctaaatatttatttttacccaTAAACAAACGAATGAGTTCGCAGCTAAATAATACC encodes:
- the LOC144428129 gene encoding transmembrane protein 41B-like, with amino-acid sequence MSCSVRQRNLDGDRQKIRNDDKNSAEADSDTTSSSRFLKLDGASTNPSRSSTVVSFLGLLVVFLGACAVIGMVYNNFPELSEDEKLKVKLPKDIDDAKELGRVLSKYKNTYHYEVMSAFFVTYIFLQTFAIPGSVFLSILSGFMYPFYVALFLVCMCSGIGATGCYAISFFIGKPLVHKYLELRVRKWNEVVDSQREHLFNYLLFLRITPFLPNWFINIVSPVIEIPVSTFFIATFIGVAPLSFIAIQAGTTLYQLTTAGDALSWTGVGVMAILAILSLIPVLLKNKLKGKFE